The DNA window GGTCCCCAGCGCCAACGTCACCGGCGATCCCATCGCCATCGTCAACGCGGTGCTGCAGATCTCGGCAACCTCGGCGCAGCTGACCGCGGACATGGGCCGAAAGTTCCTGACACAGCTCGGGATCCTGCCGCAAGCCTCCGCACCCGCGGATCCCGGTTTCACCAACGGGCGCATCCCGGGGGGGTATGGCGGCCGGGCAATGGAATACGTGATCCGCCGGGCCATGTCGCAGCTGGGTGTGCCCTATTCGTGGGGCGGCGGCAACGCTAACGGTCCGTCCCGCGGCATCGACCAGGGCGCCAACACCGTCGGGTTCGACTGCTCCGGGCTGTACCTGTATGCCTTCGCCGGAGTGGGCATCAAGCTGGACCACTATTCCGGCTCGCAGTACAACGCCGGACGCAAAGTCCCTTCGTCACAAATGCGACGGGGCGATCTGATCTTCTATGGCCCCAACGCAAGCCAGCATGAAGCCATGTACCTCGGCGACGGGCAGATGCTCGAAGCCCCCTTCACCGGCTCACAAGTCCGCATCGCGCCGGTACGTACCAGCGGCATGATGCCCTACGTCACCCGGCTCATCGAGTAGTGAGTCTCTCGAGCTGCCCTGGCTGGCTTGCTTACCCGTTCACCGCTGACCGTAGCTGTGAGATGCGCGGCGTCGCCGAACCGCGGTCAGGAGGTGTAGTTAAGGCTGGTCATCATGCCGGCTTCCTGGTGATAGGTGTTGTGGCAGTGCAGCATCCACATGCCGGGGTTGTCGGCAACGAATGACACGCGCAGTTGCTGCATGGGCAGCACGATCACGGTGTCTTTGCGTGCGCCGGGTCGTCCGTCGGCCGTGAGGACCTCAAAGGTGTGGCCGTGCAGATGCATGGGATGCCACATCATCGTGGTGTTCCTGAACAACAGGGTGACGCGTTGACCCTCACGGACTTCCAATGGCCGGGTCTTGGCGAACGGCAGGCCGTTGATCGTCCAGTCGTAGCGCATCATCGACCCGCCCAGATCGGCGGGCAGCTCCACATCGGCGCGCGCAGCCGGCAACGCCGCACCCGGCGCAGCCGAGAACGCCTCAACGGTGCCGACACGGCCCTGCAACTCGGGAGGCGCATAATCGGCGGGCGGCGGCGAACCCGCACCGCTGACCAACAATGCACGTGCCGATGCGTTCTTGCCTTCCGCGGCGGCAACCAGCGGGAACACTCCGTCGCCGGCGGTGACCACCACGTCGTAGCGCTCCCCCATCCCGATCAGCACCGCGTCAACGTCGGTCGGCACGACCGCAAACCCGTCGGTGTGGGTCACCGTCATTTTGTGCCCGGCCAACGCGACCCGAAACGCCGTGTCGGAGCCCGCGTTGATCAGCCGGATCCGCACACGTTGGCCCGGCTTGACTCGAAAACTGCTCGGCGCCTGCGGAATACGGCCGTTGATCAGATAGTAGGGATAGCTGACATCTCCGGCGTCGCCACCGAGCAGCGCGCTGCTGCCCGCTCCCCCGACCCCCGGAACGGTGCCCATGCCGGGCATGCCGGGCATATCGCCCATCCCGGGCATGTCGTGACCGCCCGGTGACCCGCGCAGCCCGTCATAGATCTGGGCCGGGCTCGATCCGACCCCGTCGGTCCAATCGTCGAGCATGACCACCCACTCTGCGTCATAGCCCACCGACTCGGTGGGGTCGTCGACGATTACCGGGAAGTACAAGCCGGTGTCGGCGTCCAGGCCGGTGTGCGGATGAGCCCAGTAGGTTCCCGGATACGGGACGGAGAACCGGTAGGTGAAGTCGCCGCCGGCGTCGATGTCGCGTGTGGCCGGTGATGCACCATCCATGTCGTTGCGCAGAGCGATGCCATGCCAGTGCACCGACGTGCTGCGGTCGAGTCGGTTGCGCACGGTGACTGCCAGTTCGTCGCCCACCGACGCCCGCACCAGCGGCCCGGGGACGGTGCCGTTGTAGGAGACGCTCTGGGCCACCGTGCCGCCAAGGTCTACACCCGTGCCATCGGCGGTCAGCGTGGCCGACACTGTGCGCCCGCTGTGCGGGCGGCGTGCCTCCGCGCCGGCAACCGCGTTATTGGGCACGACGACGCTGCTGCCGCGCGTGCAGGCGGCCACGGTGGCCGCGGAGGCCGCCGTAGCGACAAGAAAGCTGCGCCGACTCCACTGCCCGGACCCCCGCAACTCACCCATTACCCACACCCGCCCGTGGCGATCTGTCGTGTTTCGGCTTGCCGCTGCGCACGCCAGCCCGTTTGGGGGCTGCGAATCGGCGACCCTGGCGCCCACCTGCGGGGCCGCCGAACAGTGCCGCCGTAGCGACGATGACGAGTCCCCAACCCAACACCAGTGCGCCAGTCAGCGCCAGCAATAGGTGCCAGTCGCCAACGGCTTCGAACGCCACAGGCGCCCATCCCATACTCATAGCGGTCTCCTTCACTGACCACAATGAAGGCGCCAAAGGGTTGAACCGATAAGGGTCGTGTGAAGATTCGTTGAAGAATGCTCCGGCGCGTCTACGTGTGGCGGTTACCCGGCACGATGAACGCCATGACCAACACAAAAGCGCCGTCGGGTGAGGATGCGCGCGGCTACCGAGCGCTCGTGGTGGATGACGAGGCCGCGTTGGCTGAGGTCGTGGCCAGCTATCTCACTCGCGAGCACTTCGCCACCCGCATCGTCGACAACGGTCCCGACGCGGTCACCGTGGCCCGCGAGTTCGACCCCGACGTGGTGATCCTCGACCTCGGGCTGCCCGGCATGGACGGGTTAGAGGTGTGCCGCACGCTGCGCACCTTCTCCGACGCCTACGTGGTCATGCTCACCGCCCGCGACACCGAAATGGACACGATCGTGGGACTCACTGTCGGTGCCGACGATTACGTCGCCAAACCCTTTAGCCCGCGGGAACTGGTGGCACGAATCCGGGCGATGCTGCGGCGGCCGCGCGTCGCGCCCGACCGCGAGGCCACCCGCCGCGGCGGCGTGCCCGCCCCGCTGCGCTTCGGGCCGCTGCATATCGACGTAGCCGCGCGGGAAGTGTCCCTGAACGGTGAAGCGATCCTGCTGACCCGCACCGAATTTGACATTCTCGCCGCCCTTTCGGCGCGCCCGGGCGTGGTACTGAGCCGCCGCCAGTTGCTCGAGACGGTGCGGGAGGGCCCCTGGGTCGGCAACGAACACCTCGTCGATGTTCACATCGGTCATGTGCGACGCAAACTGGGCGACGATCCGGCCGCGCCGCGCTACGTCATCACCGTGCGCGGCGTCGGATACCGGATGGGAAGCGGGCAGTAATGCCCACGCCGATACGCCGGCGGCCCGGCATAGCCATGCGGCTGCTGATCGCTCAAACCATGGTGTTGCTGGCCGGCGCGCTGACCACCTGGGTGGTTGCCGCGATTGTCGGGCCGCCGCTGTTTCGTGAACACCTGCACCAAGCCGGCGTGTCTGCCGGTTCCGCCGAGGAGGTCCACGCTGAACAGGCCTACCAGTACGCCACCGCGCTGTCGGTCGGTGGCGCCGTTGCGGTCTCGGCGCTGGTCGCGTTCGCAGTCAGCTGGTATAGCAGCCGCAGATTGCAGCGCTCCATCACCGAAGTGGCGTCGGCGGCCACCGCCGTCGCCGAGGGCCGATACGGGATCCGAGTATCTCCGCCGCACCTCGGTGAGGACTTCGACTCGCTGGCGCAGGCTTTCAACCAAATGGCCGCCCAGTTGCAGGCCGTCGACACCAGCCGCCGCCAACTGTTCTCTGACCTCGCCCACGAAATCCGCACGCCCGTAGCGGTTCTGCAGGCCTACACAGAAGCCATCGAGGACGGCGTGCGGTCATTGACCCCCGATACCACGGCGATGCTGCGCCACCAGATCCAGCGCCTGGTGCGCTTCACCGACGACGTTGCCGCCCTAGCACAGGCCGAGGAAAGTTCCACCTCCTTGGCTTTCGCCGACATCGACGTGGCAGAGCTGATCGCCAAGTCGGCGGCCGCCGTCAGCGAGCGCTACCGCGGCAAACGGGTGTCCTTGTCGACGCATCTGGCCTCCTCACAGCTTCCGCCGCTGTGGGGCGACGAGCAGCGACTGTCCCAGGTGCTGGCGAACCTCCTCGATAACGCGCTGCGGCATACCCCACCGCACGGGCGGGTCGACGTGCACGCTGACACCGATGGGCGCCAACTGCTGCTGCGCGTCGTTGACACCGGCGAAGGCATCGCCGCCGGGCACTTACCGCATGTGTTCGAACGGTTGTACCGCGCCGACGCGGCCCGCACCCGCGACCACGGGGGCTCCGGGCTCGGCCTGGCCATCGCCAAGGCGCTCGTTGAGGCACACAGCGGCCACATCAGCGCCAACAGTCGAGGTGCGGGGACCGGGACAACGTTCACCATCGCGGTTCCGCTGCCACGCAATGTGGCCTCAGCGCATGCCGGCACGGTTGAGCGCTCACGCTGAACGTTCAAGCATCCAACAGTGTTGGGCGGATGAGTTCTCACACCCTCAGCAGCGCTCCCACGGTGCCGTGCGCAAGCTTCTCGCGGTCTACCGGACTGATCGGCGCCGTATCGAGAAGCGCCCGTGCCGCGGCGTTGTCGGCCTGCGCCAAGGTCTTCCAGCTTGTCCTGGATTCGGGCCAGTTGAGGATGCTTGCCAAGTTGGCCAGCACTTCGGCCGGCTGCAGACCGGGAGGTGCGTAGTCCTCTTCAATGGCGATGGCCCGCTTATCAACTCCCTCGGATTGCACGATCCCCACCTAGGTGGGGGATCTGGCGTTCAAGGATGCAAGTTCTCGCCTGGCCCGTTATACAAACGCGGTGCTGCTCGAGGCGCCAGGCGGTAACACCTGGGTCTCACCAAAGAGCGGTCCCCGTGCCGGAGGGGCAACACCGGCACGGGGACACGGAGGAAAGTTCGCCGTCTGAGGTTGACGGGCTCGGCCCTACAGTGAGTCGAGGATCTGCTGCATCGTGTCGATTTCCTTCTGCTGAGAGACGATGATCGACCGCGCCATCTCGATTGCGGGCGCGAACTGACCGCTATCGACCTCGGTTTGCGCCATAGTGATCGCGCCTTTGTGGTGCTCGGTCATCTGCGTCAGGAACAGCCGGCTGGCCTCGACACCTTGCGCGTCGCGCAGCGCGGCCATGTCTTGCTCAGACATCATGCCTCCACCGCCGCTCATGTCCCCCATGTCATGTCCTGGCATGCCGGGCATGCCGCCGCCGGGCGACGTCGTGGCCACCCCCCAATCGGCCAACCAGCCCTGCAGTTGTTGGATTTCGGGACCTTGAGCCGCCTTGATCTGGTTGGCCAACGACACCACGCGCGGGTCGATGCCCTGCTTGGCCAGCAGCAAGTCGCTCATCTCGATCGCCTGTTGATGGTGCGGGATCATTCCCTGCGCGAAGCTGACGTCCGCGTCATTGTGGGCCTGGGCCTGCGTGCCGCCACCGGCCGGCGTTGATGGTGACGGCGTCACCGAGGCCGACGTCGTCATTGATGCCATGTCATGCTCACCTTGCGGATTGTCGTTGCTGCAGCCGCTCAGGGCCACCACGACCGCAGCCGCGGCGGCGGCGAAGGTAACGAACTGTTTTGTGTGCACACGAATTCCTTCCGTAATCATCGGCAGTGATGCTTTGTCCCTGGTGGACGATGCGCCCGGCCGATGAGCGCACGCCTGGCGTACCCGGCCGTTGGCTGTCCACTCATCGGCTACCAGCGTGGAGCCCAGACCTAAGGGTCGGCTCGACATTCGATGAAGAATCGGTAAAGACTGCCGGCGGCGTCGCGAGCCCCCAAGCCCCTTGTAGCTCCTCAGCAGCGCACCGCGCAGTTCATTAGCCACTAACCGCCTGGCGTGAATAAGCAGGCGTTAGTAGCGGCGAACGTTATGGATCGGCGCCGAGGAGATGGGCGTCACCTTGACCGGTGTGCCGTATGTCGACGCGTGCACCATCATCCCGTCGCCGATGTAGATCCCTGCATGTGACACATCGTCATAGAACGTCACGATGTCACCGAGCTGTACGTCTGACAGCGCCACCGGTTGACCACCGGCGGCCAACGCCTGACTTGTACGCGGCAGCGATTTGCCGTTCTGCAG is part of the Mycolicibacterium tusciae JS617 genome and encodes:
- a CDS encoding response regulator transcription factor, with the protein product MNAMTNTKAPSGEDARGYRALVVDDEAALAEVVASYLTREHFATRIVDNGPDAVTVAREFDPDVVILDLGLPGMDGLEVCRTLRTFSDAYVVMLTARDTEMDTIVGLTVGADDYVAKPFSPRELVARIRAMLRRPRVAPDREATRRGGVPAPLRFGPLHIDVAAREVSLNGEAILLTRTEFDILAALSARPGVVLSRRQLLETVREGPWVGNEHLVDVHIGHVRRKLGDDPAAPRYVITVRGVGYRMGSGQ
- a CDS encoding multicopper oxidase family protein, whose translation is MGELRGSGQWSRRSFLVATAASAATVAACTRGSSVVVPNNAVAGAEARRPHSGRTVSATLTADGTGVDLGGTVAQSVSYNGTVPGPLVRASVGDELAVTVRNRLDRSTSVHWHGIALRNDMDGASPATRDIDAGGDFTYRFSVPYPGTYWAHPHTGLDADTGLYFPVIVDDPTESVGYDAEWVVMLDDWTDGVGSSPAQIYDGLRGSPGGHDMPGMGDMPGMPGMGTVPGVGGAGSSALLGGDAGDVSYPYYLINGRIPQAPSSFRVKPGQRVRIRLINAGSDTAFRVALAGHKMTVTHTDGFAVVPTDVDAVLIGMGERYDVVVTAGDGVFPLVAAAEGKNASARALLVSGAGSPPPADYAPPELQGRVGTVEAFSAAPGAALPAARADVELPADLGGSMMRYDWTINGLPFAKTRPLEVREGQRVTLLFRNTTMMWHPMHLHGHTFEVLTADGRPGARKDTVIVLPMQQLRVSFVADNPGMWMLHCHNTYHQEAGMMTSLNYTS
- a CDS encoding DUF305 domain-containing protein is translated as MHTKQFVTFAAAAAAVVVALSGCSNDNPQGEHDMASMTTSASVTPSPSTPAGGGTQAQAHNDADVSFAQGMIPHHQQAIEMSDLLLAKQGIDPRVVSLANQIKAAQGPEIQQLQGWLADWGVATTSPGGGMPGMPGHDMGDMSGGGGMMSEQDMAALRDAQGVEASRLFLTQMTEHHKGAITMAQTEVDSGQFAPAIEMARSIIVSQQKEIDTMQQILDSL
- a CDS encoding sensor histidine kinase encodes the protein MPTPIRRRPGIAMRLLIAQTMVLLAGALTTWVVAAIVGPPLFREHLHQAGVSAGSAEEVHAEQAYQYATALSVGGAVAVSALVAFAVSWYSSRRLQRSITEVASAATAVAEGRYGIRVSPPHLGEDFDSLAQAFNQMAAQLQAVDTSRRQLFSDLAHEIRTPVAVLQAYTEAIEDGVRSLTPDTTAMLRHQIQRLVRFTDDVAALAQAEESSTSLAFADIDVAELIAKSAAAVSERYRGKRVSLSTHLASSQLPPLWGDEQRLSQVLANLLDNALRHTPPHGRVDVHADTDGRQLLLRVVDTGEGIAAGHLPHVFERLYRADAARTRDHGGSGLGLAIAKALVEAHSGHISANSRGAGTGTTFTIAVPLPRNVASAHAGTVERSR